TGCTGACACGTGGGTTGAAAACCCCCTTTGTAATCGGTTACAGAAATCCTATATTAAGGATCGAtaacaacaatttttttgagttttgatttaattaaatgcttcaatatttttagaaacCCTCTTAAAAGCCCCcgttaatggtgctctaagcATGTTTGGTATGCAACTTGCAAAATGGTTTCACAAATCCGAAAAAAAAGTTGAAGCAGTTGTACTTGATCATAATTGAATGTAGACAGTAGAAAAACAATGAAAGGATAATAAGATATAGGTGTCATTCACTGTTGCCTAGACATCAAAACAATACATAGTTGTCAGTGTCACTAATTTAATACCAGAAGCACCACACCACCAACTTGACAGTTCCTCATGCCACCTACTACTAGCAAAACGAATTTTCTAAATCATACTATGCTGGTTTTAAccctttttgtttgatttattcTGCAGTTTGATAACATATAAAATTGTGCTTCTAAaaggttttcatttttttccaaaaaaattgtaattttagtaataaaaactATGGTGGACATATAGTAGATTGAGAGACTTCAAGCCGTAGAGATTGACAAGCAAACTGAATAACCGTAGGATAGTGGATCTTTGTATTCTCAACAACATTTATAACATCCATTTCGTTTGATTCTCTTTTGTGCTACTTTTCTCTATTCTGGAATCAGTAACTCTTTACAAAAAAACGACTGATATTAAAATAACGTTAGAATAGATAAGAGAAAAAGATGATAGAAATACAAGATGACGGTAACTTGTACAACTATTAGCTAAAAATGGTCTGGAGAATTGCATTCTGCAAAAATGATTGAACTTTTAATGTAGAAGAATGTTCCAAATGCATGAAAAGCTCTCGTGACCCAATGATGCAGCTACAATCCAATTTTGATAAATAGAAAATTTGTACtattatcaaaatattcactttggttcagaaaaaaaatgtttgtaacTTTCTGcaactttttccttttttctcttCCAATTTAAGCTATAGCCTACCTATACATACGTAGATATTACGATctagtaaaatattaaattatcgTTGAAAAAGGCAACATCACGCCTCCATAAATTCTACCATccgatttttttctttaaactaaacaaattttattacaCAAAACGTAAATGTTTTTCCTTacacataaatatgtttttttttagtttcttgtCATAACGCTTTCCTCTCTTTCCCCCCGTCCTTCCCTCGCGGGTCACTCCTCcgtttatttctatttttcatttctctCATCCGGTCAATTCTCTGGTCGTCGTTTCTAGACTTTGCCccctttctctcttcttcactCCACCGTCTTCCCTCGATTACCTCTGATCCAATTGAATCCTCCTCACCGCAAAGTTCCAACCTTTTCGAACCGAACAGATCTTATCTCTGGAGATTGATCCCCACTCACAAACCTGTAGTTTTTGGATTTCCCGATGGGTTGGAGATACAAAGCTGGTCTCTTTTTGATTGGTACCGTTGTCGTCATATGGGTCACCTCCGCTGAAGTTACTCAGGTACATAGACTCTCAAAGTTTGATTCTTTTGAGGATGTGGATGCTTGATCTGTTCCATTAGGCTTAGATCTCTGTTTTAATTGTATGATTCTTTGAATTTTTCATCAGGATATATTTACAGCATATAAGCAGCCATTTGCAGTCACGTACCTTGGAGCTTCTCTTATGATTGTTTACCTTCCTGTTGCGTTCCTCAAAGACTGGCTTTGTCGGTACCTAGATCGAAGACGCTCTTCCAGAGCCAATGATGTCTCCTCTGTTGAGGTTGGTTCTCCTCTGAGGCATAAAGTTATTGAGATGGGACTTCAAGGGACTATCACTAAGAAAGACAGCGAGGAAGACTTTTCTTCCCATGAGGAAGATGTGAGACCGTTGATTGGTAGAGGGAGAGAAGAAACACAGAGACATGGGAAAGAGATCATCACTACAAAGCAGATTGTGTTGTATGGTCTTTACCTGGCACCCATTTGGTTTGTCACAGAGGTTTGTCTTGTTTTTAGATTCTGTTTGTTTATATAAACCATTGGtgaatgatttttgttttgctGCAGTATCTGTCTAATGCTGCTCTTGCGCGTACAAGCGTGGCAAGCACTACTGTATTGTCTTCAACCTCAGGACTGTTTACTCTTTTCATTGGCGCATTGTTGGGACAAGATACTTTGAACCTGTCGAAAGTAGTTGCTGTGTTTGTGAGTATGGCTGGTGTGGTTATGACAACGCTTGGGAAAACTTGGGCTGCTGATGACTCGCAACTAAACTCTTCGCTGTAAGTTTTTTCTATGTTACTCATCTTAACCTGTTTCACCATGCATAGTTTCTGACATTTATGTCTTTATAACTCTGAAAGATAAACCTGAACTGCTTTCTTAATTGATAGTTGACCTTTGTGTCATGTAGAAAATTCAATGTTTAATAAAGTAATCTTGATTTGTATATGTATGTGTTGGAACGGTCTCATTCTGATTAAATTGGTGATTACATAAAAGTTTGACAGTTTCATCAACCATATTCTTTTAACGTACAGTTGATATTTGTGTTTAGCAACGGGCAACGGTCCCTTGTTGGAGATCTCTTTGGGCTTCTCTCTGCTGTCTCCTATGGACTATTTACAGGTTAGATaattatttctttttgaaaattgatCCTCCTATGATTTGGAGAATTTGTGTGTTGTGGAGGATAAATATCCTTGTGGCCTGTTTTTGACATCACAGTGCTTCTAAAGAAGTTTGctggtgaagaaggagaaggtgTTGATGTGCAAAAGCTGTTTGGATACATAGGATTGTTCACACTTGTTGCTCTCTGGTGGCTTGGTACAACAATATATCTTCCATATTATTCATCCAATTACATAACATATGCTTTTTTATTCAActgtttgtgttttattttttggggCTTTCAGTGTGGCCATTGACAGCATTAGGGATCGAACCAAAGTTTACCATACCACACTCTGCCAAACTTGATGAAGTTGTTTTGGCTAATGGTTTCGTTGGAAGTGTCCTCTCTGACTATTTTTGGTATGTTTCAATGACTTCTAGGTGTCAGCTTTTATCAGATAAACTTAACAAGTCCTTAGAATCCTCCTAGAAAGAGGTGTAGATGTTTAGAAAATGACTTGACTTTTTTCTCTCTGTAATTTAGGGCACTCTCTGTGGTGTGGACGACTCCGTTAGTAGCGACACTAGGCATGTCTCTCACGATTCCACTGGCGATGGTTGCTGACATGATGATTCATGGTCGTCATTATTCCGCCATTTACATCCTTGGCTCCACTCAGGTAACTTAAAATCTCGCATTTTATCACAAACATTAGAGAATGAAGACTTTCTTGCTGCTCAAGaatttttgtttggttctttTACCAGGTCTTTGCTGGGTTTGTAATAGCTAATATCTCGGACTTGTTTTCGAAGAAGCTTGGTTTGTGACAGTTGGCGTCGAAGCTTTGTCAATGATAATTCTTTTTTGTGGGTAGAAATTGTATCAtggattcatcatggtttgaatGATAGGGGTTTTACCCTGTTTTTAATTGAATGAAAGAAAAGAATGTGATTACCATTACCTATCGAGTTTTTATATCCAGTAGATAATGTTGGCACCATTGATTGCTGCAGCAGCTTAAGACAAGGTGTGAATACTTAGTCTCTctcacaaaaattaaaacgtttCTCATGGTTAACTGAAGATTGCTTAGGCTTAGCGATATTAGGAAGCAAACCATTTTGTATTAGTTCCAGCTTGCTAACCGCTGTAAATCCTTTCATGCCGCAGACAAGTTTGTTCCATGGCTTGACTTGATCAATGCGTAGCTGGTCATTGTTTATCGTTAAAAACGTATGCTCTCATCAAATCGTCAAAatacagaacaaaacaaaaactttacGTTCAATACGACATCGTTTGATTATTACAACAAATActctgtatgtttttttttcaattaattttctggAAACTTTTTTATTTGTGGAGTATGATTCACTCCACCTTCCTACAGAGAGTACCATGCCGTGTCGTGTCGTTTTACTTGCCTTCAAAGACTTCAAAACCAACCACTGTTCAACTTCGACAGAAGATATGGAGATTTTCATCACCAGTACACTTGAGAGCTCAAAGAAGAAGGGAACAAGCTACTCCAGAAACGCGACAACAACGAAGGAGCGATGTTTCGTTACGACAAAGCCTTAAAAGCTTTTGCCTAAGGACCGTATCGATGATGTAGCTTATCTGAGAACCAGCATGGCTTCTTGTTATATGCGAATGGGATTAGGTGAGTACCCGAACGCTATTAGAGAATGTAATTTGGCTCTTGAGGCTACTGAAACGTTCTCGGTTTTGGCTTTGAACAAGTTAGATTACTCGTTTAGGGATGCTAGGATTGTACTGAATATGGAGCCGGAGAACGTGTCTTGGATAGGGGGGTGTCGCTGTGTTAAATGATGAATTATGTAAGTTTAGAGGGTTTTTGGAAGAGCATAAAAAGTTTGTGGAGATTTAGTATAATAATAGTTGAGGGGATCTCTTCTTTAATCAAccactaggataagacctgcgccttgcgcagggtgagtttatttgtatatactatcgatagtttcttttatacatttgatcattttatttatatatataaaatatttattgttgttattatataatttctttccaatgaatcggatcaatttttattaaaaataatagaacaaaagtataattaatacatcatgagttgatcggattggacattaaacaaattatgacttaaaaccttatttttttcatcgaacacattcttgaaaaaagtgaacagtattgttttcacagttgaattattttgacttttatcttctatatggttttgaaaactttcaaatcaaccatcgaattgatacatgtcattttaatgtttttagtcgtatacttacggaaaacttacattaatttaaaatcgtttaaaaaaatcaaaatataacatataagaaaaaatctaacataaaagaaaaatataacatataaggtgtcctcatttttgtattttaaattcgtttaaaaaaaatataacatataaggtttcctcatttttataatttaaagtcattttaagaaattcaaaatataacatataagaaaaaatctaatttttttattatatggttaatgtgattgtttatttttttaataatataaaattaaacaaaatgaagaaggatgcaaaaattgttatcaaatctttattattcataatcattaattgccatatatatgtaaataatattaggtAATTTAGTAGCAtttatttagggaaagaatacacacatcttatattttaggttaatataatgttctctagtggacattaaacaaattatgacataaaaaccttatttttcccCTCGAACACaatcttgaaaaagtgaacagtattgttttcatatttgaattattttgacttttatcttacatatggttttgaaaactttcaaatcaaccagcaaactgatacatgtcatttcaatgtttttagtggtatacttaagaaaaacttacttttttgtaatttaaagtcgttttaaaaaattcaaaatataacatataagaaaaatataacatataaggtgtcctcatttttgtattttaaagtcgttttaaagaaatatataacatataaggtttcttcatttttgtaatttaaaatcatttaaaaaaattcaaaatataacatataagaaaacatctaattttttaattatatggttaatgtgattgtttatttttttaaaaaatataaaattaaacaaaaatgaagaagaatgcaaaaattgttatcaaatctttattattcaaaatcatcaattgtcatatatatgtaaatcatattaggtaattcggtaacttttatttaaggaaagaatacacacttcttatattttaggttaatataatgttctctactgaacattaaacaaattatgacataaaaaccttatttttttcatcgaacacatttttgaaaaaagttaacagtattgtttccacagttaaattattttgaattttatcttgcatatggttttgaaagctttcaaatcaaccatcgaattgatacatgtcattttaatgtttttagtcgtttaTTTAAGgtaaacttacatttttgtaatttaaagtctttttaaaaaaattcaaaatataacatataagaaaattctaacatataagaaaaatataacatataaggtgtcctcatttttgtattttaaagtcatttaaaatatatatatataacatataaggtttcctcatttttgtaatttaaagtcattttaaaaaattaaaaatataacatataagaaaaaatttaatttttttattatatggttaatgtgattgtttaaatttttttaataatataactttaaacaaaaatgaagaatgatgcaaaaattgttatcaaatcttcattattcataataattaattgccattattcataataattaattgccatatatatgtaaatcatattaggtaatttcgtagcttttatttaaggaaagaatacacacttcctatattttatgttaatataatgttctctagtgttatataattataaaataatgtgacaccattagattaaactatactttatattagatgctctagaattctttgaaatagaatttagaaggcatttagagtgccacctaggatttggggttttttttaattaatacaaaattaaggttctaatttttcaaatgcttctcaattaatatataggagatgaCTAACTGAACCCtcattcttttcttcttttttggtcaactgcaattaatattttttaaactatactTTCTTAGAGAATTTCCAAAGgacactctataacttcaaataaaaagttttttgttttccaaaaagaaacttcaaatttgaagttttgtagagtgaaactctatatttgaagtttcactactcaaaactatttcatattttatttgcaTTTCGGTCCCTACAATCACACACCacttttatgattcataaatattttttcgtttattgttttaatccttcaaatttgaagtttcttgtttctcttttactttcttgttccgatctaatgtatttacaagtatcaatatcacccgatttcaataatttttagctTGTAATCTACCAAGTAAAAATGAGGAGAGCCATTTTTACTTCGATATGcactaatagatcatatatgcattacgaaaatcattttatagaataatatggtattttgtttgaagttcaatattaattaagttatttttatttgaatttttatattttaatagaatattttattaattaatattgttgtaatatgtttatatatctgctagttatttacaatataaggaccatattataaaatacaaatagttttgaaattgagtttgaagttttgcttttgtagAAGAACatctttaaacttcaaatatagagttttagaaacttcaaaatatagTTTCTTTTTAGAGATGTTCTTAGTTGTTTCTCTTCATATTTTTGTCAAACATGTTTTtagcatttattttttaattaaaacgtATATAGTTtctgatttattatttttagtatacctgtcataaaacatttaatatgagGGAAAATGGATAAGTATAATTAGTAGACTACTAattacaataattatttttcgtATCTCTCGACAATAATAACTTGGATCGAGACAAATTAGGTGATTACACGTTGGCATATGTTTTCTTTATACCCGTGGACACGCCGACAAACCACCAATAACACTATACTACTTACCTCAcaagtttaaattttgaaaattttaaattagtagAATAATGATGGCTCGTGAGCTGGATAGATCTCTCTCTTCCCTTGGGTTAGTTGAGCGGAAACTAGGGctttaatttcaaattaaataacATATTGTTGTTAACGAAATAAAAAGGAGATGTTTGAAACATAAAAAGTCAACTAGTTGTTCTACTTTGTCCTGTTAGTAACAATTTCCAACAAAAAGCTTTTTTAACTACAACGAATCGATACAATAgtgagagaaacaaaaagttAAAGAACCTAATTTCCACCACCTTCTCAATAAAAACCAAGAAGTAATGAGTGTTTTACACTCAAAAAGGAAGGAAACAGAACACAAAGAATGATGTGAGGAGACATTACACCTCTTATTACATTCACTTTTGTTTGTGCAAAGTCTATGGCTCCCTTCTTGATTGTGATAAGATTGAGATCTAAAAAATCTTCAGATAGGCAGCCACTTAGCTAGTTCCATGCAATATCTCGTCCTCGGATGGTGCCATGTTCAAATCAGGGAGGAAGAAGCTAGCAGTTTTGTTGCTCTCTACTCTGCAGCATTTTGATTCGCGTTGTGAATTATGAATCATATTAACCGGAGTCTCGTTCTTGATACGGCCTGAGTTTAAGTCAAGctgaaacaagaaaaacaaaagaatagatTTTGATTCAGACAAAGACCAGCAGCAAATAGAGACTCTGAAAAATGAGAAGACAATAAAAATAGTACGGGAAAATCAAAAAGCTCACCTTAATCCTTTTCAACCTTTGGTTCCTTACGTTTTGTTCGTCTAACGTTGCTCGGAGACTCGCAATCTCCTGTGGAAGCGACCATATTAGTTAGAATACGATTGGAGATAAAGTGAgataacaattataataaaactCTCTTTTTTACCTTTTGAAGGTCGAGTCTTTCCTTCAACTTCAAGTTCTCTTCGTATTTAAGCTCCGAAAATGACTTTAACTAAACAAACAAAGTCTCAgctcagtttaaaaaaaattgatttcatcTAGGATTTTCGTGGAAGAGTTTTGTATATTAGTACCTTCTTTCTCTTCAGTCTCTTGGAAAAGGAACTTGTGATTACGTTTGTTGGAAAAGCctgaaaaataaattgaaaaaaaaaaagcatttcaTCAGCTCCAAATCCAACAAAGTAAGTAAAGTTAAAGTCTATTGCTGCCTCAGTAATTTAAGATGCCAAATGCTGCCTCAGTAATTTAAGATGCCAAATCCGGGAATTTGAATACAAATTAAATGCTGAAGAGTAAACGACAACTGTTATAGATCCTTTACCGTATGATAATCAAACCAGATCTTAATTTTAAGATACCAGTAGTAAAGTTTCTTTTaccacaaaatatttttttataagtcagaaagagaaaaaaaactattcttttagaaacaaaaatacaaatgcGAATGCCACATCATGAAAATCCCGTGTCATCAACTCTTAAAGATCACGTGATCCCACTCTCTCCGACAAGATTTTACTCGCCTCACCCACCTTTCACCCAAAACGACACCGTTTCGGTGCCTCAAAACGTACAGTGAACGCGCACGTTTTGACCAATTAGCTGTACTACTACCACCACCACCCCACCCCCCATAATCTAAAGAAGCTTTAATATTATTCCTCTTGagacaaatcaaattttgacAAACTACGAGACGCTCACTGAGAAAGTAAGGTTAACCGAGAAGATTAACCGGTTAACCTCCAGGTTTTGTGAAAGAATAttagcagtttttaaaattattacgAAAAAAACATCgaaaaagaaagtaagaaaTATGGAAAATAAAGTTAAAACAGGCTTTGACTTTTGGAAATGGAAGCTTTCGTACAAAACctaaaagaaacagaaaaaagAAAGCTCCGCCGTAACCCCCGGGAAAACACGTCGAGTGACGAAATTTTCCGGTGTGATTCAGTTGTGATTTTGAGATAACAGTCCTGATGAAAGGACTCGTAACTCAAGATCGGTGAAAAATAAAGAGATATGTGTAGTGAAGGAGATGTTcagaggaggagaaggagaggGATAAGTTAAAGAGAAGGTACCTTAGATCCGGATACTGTTGACGTGGAGCAGCTAGCTTGACGACTAATATACTCCAATCCATCGGCGGCTACGGCGGAGGGAGGAGATGCAGAGGCTCCGCCGCCACTTCCAGATCCGTCGCTCCATGAGAGAGGAGTCTTCGGACTGCCTCTTGCGGAATCTACATCCTTCTTCAACGTAACCAAAACGCCGCCGCCACCACCGCCGCCAAATCTTGAAGGTCGTGACCTCCGTCGACGGATTCCCCACTGCAACGGAGGCAGATTCGTCGAGGGATTCTCTGAAACCGTCGTCCCCGCATGCTTCAGCCTTATGAGAAGCTCTACAACCATCTGGTCGTCAGTCATCGCCGCCGCCACCCACTGATCCTTTGCCGCCCTCTTAGTCGATGCCGTTGTAACCTTCTTCATGATCGACGTTACGGTAATCAAAGGGTATCAGATACAAAAGAGAAAgcgaagagagaagagagagagagagagagagagagagagagagagagagagagagagagagagagagagagagagagagagagagagagagagagagggaagttGAAATATCGATAAGGAGAAAAAGATTGATGGATGTTGTTATTATATACGAGGGCTCGCTTACATTATTCCCTTGTATTTTTCTTTCCTTGTATTTTCCCTCGAAAGATAAATTGATTTCTTTTTCCTTTAATGTCGTTGTGAAAATGCAAGACCGGGTCCACTGATTTGCggatttgtattcatttttttaagaaaatgtataaataaataaaattatgggACCCAAAAACTGAGTTGTATGGGAAGAAAGTGCATGTAAAacaatactagattttgatccgcgctaaAGCGCgaaataattttttggtaaaaactttatataattgcattttttctttattcaaaaTAGGTTTGagcataaaatccgtaaaccaAAGTATGTACCGAACTTAAACCAAAGAACCTGATCCATATCCAGTACGAAATGTAAAAAATCCCAGAATAGGTTTTGTAGGGTGGTACGTCATATATCCGAACCTGAAGTGTTATTAGCCGAACCCGAACAGGCAATCtcagaaaaccaaaaaatatatgaaatccaaattaatcacaaatataaatatgtgaaacataaatatgtacttcaaatattcagttttatatttatagtgaaattatattaaaaagtaagtatttaaattttcaaaaagcactttaaatatacaattctatttaaataagtttatttcttatgttttgcttaaaaaaattggatttaacttcggatatatccgaaccgaacccatataaccaaaatcaaaacaatatatgGTTACTTTATGGATTTTATGATGTGGTATAAATTAGAAGCAAAACCAGTTTTTTATATCTAAACTTGATCCGTACTTATAAATTTACCAGAATGAGACATAGGatgtaatataaatttaaaccgAAATTTCAAATTCCCAACCCGTACCCAACGGGTACATGAACGCCCGAGCCTAacataaagtatgttttatgttttgttcaattagttttatatttgataaatatttttgaacaaCCCGTAAAACTATACtcataaaaaatatcaataataacaTGTTCCACCAATATcaataatatcaataaaaaatacTCATTAAACATTaataactattattatttattttatcatatatatatatatatatatatatatatatatctaattttgataatctATCTATAAGAATCTGGTTCTTGCATTTGAATTAAAGTACAATTGTATATATGattctttttatattaataaaaaaatataattgattatttacttaaaagtagtgttaatataaattaaatttgttaaaaacaaTAGATTAGTTATTTCGTTCCTTAATTTTAGGTTAGggtatacatatattaaacaataattaaattaggtataagtaaaaataatagtaaagcTAGTTAAATGTAATTGTCCAACTTCGATTATTTGTAAGTAGGTAAAAAATAGAactctaaattaataaattagattctaaaataaatagaacttatatttatatttagtgtGAGTATTTTTTTGATTATGTGAATAATTTTCTTAGAACTTTCATTATCGACACTTTTAtatcttgaaaaaagtgaaagTATCTTACTAACATAGTATagataaataatttgtaaaGATGTTTTGTGATGTTATATTCCTTTACATGATATAAATACAGTTTAgtgtatataagtattttaaacatattaatCACTTTCCGTAAATATAAGATCATTAGTATGTATAGTATATCAATAAAGTTTAGAAAATAGCTCTGGATCTTGCATATTCCTAAATACACCACTGCAGTTTTGTgaatataaatatcttttatacatatattaattatagttactatatttaattaatatactaATAAACTTCAGCAGATATAGGGTAGTTACTAACAAATATATTGGAAATAAAAATAGGTCCAAAAGTTAAAGGATGTTACATTTATCTCTAATGAGATGTGAATAAGTCCAAAAGTTAATGACAACATTtttaagtagataaaaattaggactctgttttaatagattagactagattttgacccgcgctttcaaagcgcgggattATTTTCGAaacatttcaaatatatatcaaataaatttgtattttaattgtatCTACACTTAGATATTACAAATGAAACATTATAttcaatgttttgaaacccgacccgcAGTTAAATTGCCAAATTCGATGGTTCATATATAATccattttagttttcaaaaaaaaaactgttatttaaaaattctataaaacccGTAACAACCGCTAAAACCCAAGATCTGGTTATCGGTTGAACTGATAGATGACCCAATATGTAATCCGGtttgatttaatattatatttagagtattgtaatatatattcatgaacGTTCAGATGAATAGagaatatattatgaaattgaTATTCCAagtttaatacaattttagtcCAACTAAAATTTCATCTTGTTAATGGATTAATATTTGAGTGGATgcatactaaaaataaaatagatttgagCATCAATAATGTGTATACGTCTATTACAAATTAATGATTTACGTTTGCCAAAAAATAcaattgtttatttacttagtttacttttgttattcacatattattagatactttttgatgttttgtctatggcttattttaaatttaaaagttaatttcattattcgcattagaaatgtaaatatttattattttaattttgatatatttttattatatttagttcttaattttataatttatatatataattatattttttaacaattaaaatattgactCTTACTCTCTGGCTTCGATTTATgttaatgtaatgttttatgatatatttgtgttaatatatttgttcaattagtttatatttgatatatatattacatatctG
The sequence above is drawn from the Brassica napus cultivar Da-Ae chromosome A8, Da-Ae, whole genome shotgun sequence genome and encodes:
- the LOC106382097 gene encoding uncharacterized vacuolar membrane protein YML018C translates to MGWRYKAGLFLIGTVVVIWVTSAEVTQDIFTAYKQPFAVTYLGASLMIVYLPVAFLKDWLCRYLDRRRSSRANDVSSVEVGSPLRHKVIEMGLQGTITKKDSEEDFSSHEEDVRPLIGRGREETQRHGKEIITTKQIVLYGLYLAPIWFVTEYLSNAALARTSVASTTVLSSTSGLFTLFIGALLGQDTLNLSKVVAVFVSMAGVVMTTLGKTWAADDSQLNSSLNGQRSLVGDLFGLLSAVSYGLFTVLLKKFAGEEGEGVDVQKLFGYIGLFTLVALWWLVWPLTALGIEPKFTIPHSAKLDEVVLANGFVGSVLSDYFWALSVVWTTPLVATLGMSLTIPLAMVADMMIHGRHYSAIYILGSTQVFAGFVIANISDLFSKKLGL
- the LOC106389473 gene encoding uncharacterized protein LOC106389473, with the translated sequence MKKVTTASTKRAAKDQWVAAAMTDDQMVVELLIRLKHAGTTVSENPSTNLPPLQWGIRRRRSRPSRFGGGGGGGVLVTLKKDVDSARGSPKTPLSWSDGSGSGGGASASPPSAVAADGLEYISRQASCSTSTVSGSKAFPTNVITSSFSKRLKRKKLKSFSELKYEENLKLKERLDLQKEIASLRATLDEQNVRNQRLKRIKLDLNSGRIKNETPVNMIHNSQRESKCCRVESNKTASFFLPDLNMAPSEDEILHGTS